Within Oscillospiraceae bacterium, the genomic segment ACGAGGCCGGCATCCATCAGCACGGCGTCATGCAGGACAGGCGCACATACGAAATCATGACGCCCGAGTCCATCGGCCTCAGCAAGAACAACCTCGTGCTCGGCAAGCACTCGGGCAAACACGCCTTCCGCGACCGCGTGAAAACCCTCGGCTACGACTTGGACGACGTCGAGATCGAAATCGCGTTTGAAAAGTTCAAAGCCCTTGCGGACAAGAAAAAAACGGTATATGATAGGGATATTGAAGCCATCGTCGCAAAGGAAGCCGTACAGGTCCCGCGCACATACCGATTGGAAAGCTTCGTTATAAACAGCGGAAATAAAATCACATCCACGGCCGTAATCAAATTGTCGCGCGACGGAAAGACCTTCGAGAAGGTTTCGCGCGGAGAGGGTCCCGTGGACGCCGCGTTCAAGGCCGTCGAAAAGATCGTCGGACGCGAATTGACCTTGGAGGA encodes:
- a CDS encoding 2-isopropylmalate synthase (catalyzes the formation of 2-isopropylmalate from acetyl-CoA and 2-oxoisovalerate in leucine biosynthesis), yielding EAGIHQHGVMQDRRTYEIMTPESIGLSKNNLVLGKHSGKHAFRDRVKTLGYDLDDVEIEIAFEKFKALADKKKTVYDRDIEAIVAKEAVQVPRTYRLESFVINSGNKITSTAVIKLSRDGKTFEKVSRGEGPVDAAFKAVEKIVGRELTLEDYRIDAVTEGEDALGDARVRIKTVNGSEFSGRGLSTDVIEAGIHAYINAVNKMMYIEREGLDSKKISATL